The nucleotide sequence GCAAGAAACTAATAGTAGTAACTAAAAAGGCTCAGAACAAAGATGATGTATCCGCACCCCATTATTGCGAAAGAAGGTTGGCCGTATTTGGCATTAGTGGGGGCTGTTACTTTGCTAGTCCACTATCTTGGTGGCATTGCATGGTCATGGCCTTTGTGGATTATCTTTATCTTTGTTCTGCAGTTCTTCCGAGATCCGCAGCGTATTGCTGCCCTAGGTCGTGATCTCGTGTTGTCTCCCGCTGATGGTCGTATCGTCGTGGTAGAAAAGGCGAACGATCCTTATGCGGGCCGTCAAGCTTTAAAGATTAGTGTTTTTATGAACGTGTTTAATGTTCACTCCAATCGCAGTGCGGTGAATGGTTCTGTCAAAGAGATTCAGTATTTTCCTGGCAAGTTTGTTAATGCGGATTTGGATAAAGCATCCACTGAGAACGAGCGTAATGCCGTTGTGATTGACGCCAATGGTCAAATCGTGACTCTGGTTCAGGTTGCCGGCCTCATTGCCCGCCGTATTCTTTGCTATATCCATGTTGGCGACAGACTCAAAGCGGGAGAGCGTTATGGCTTTATCCGCTTTGGCTCACGTGTCGATGTATATTTGCCTTTAACAGCCGAACCTTTAGTTAGTGTTGGTGATAAAGTTTTTGCTACAAATACTGCATTAGCTCGCGTACCCGGCTTAGATTAATTAAGTCGTTTTTAACTGGGAATACTCTTTGCCTACATTTCGCCGTCGTGGCCGTATCGATCGCAGTCGCTTAGCAAACTCTCGTACTGATCGCACTCAAGATGAGTGGGCAGAAGACTTGGGTGATGGGATTGATTTTGAAGTCGAAGAATTACATGTAGATAAGCCACGCAAACGTAGCAAAGGCATTTACCTGCTTCCCAATGCATTTACTACCGCAGCCTTATTCTGCGGTTTCTTTGCCATCGTCAATGCGATGAACCACCAGTTTGAGATTGCTGCTATTGCCATCTTTGCATCTTTAGTTTTGGATGGCATGGATGGTCGCGTTGCTCGTATGACTAATACCCAAAGTGCTTTTGGTGAGCAATACGATTCTTTGGCTGACATGGTGTCGTTTGGTGTGGCGCCAGCATTGGTTGCTTACGAGTGGGCCTTAAAAGACCTGGGTAAGTGGGGTTGGTTAGCTGCCTTTACTTATTGTGCAGGGGCAGCCTTACGTTTAGCGCGCTTCAATGTGAATACTGGCGTAGTAGATAAGAAGTTTTTCCAGGGCTTGCCTAGTCCAGCTGCTGGCTCCTTAATTGCTGGCTTTATTTGGCTGGCTGACGACAACAAGATCCCTGTACGCGACAGCGCTATCCCATGGATCACTTTCTTCTTAGCGGTTTATGCTGGCTTGACCATGGTATCCAATGCCCGCTTTTATAGTGGCAAGGCCTTAGATGTGCGTTATCGCGTGCCTTTTGGCGTCATGGTTCTCATGATCCTGACCTTCGTTCTGATTTCTTCTAACCCACCTTTAACTCTGTTCGGCCTCTTTGTGGTGTATTCCATTTCCGGCTATGTGATTTGGGCTTGGGAGCATCTGAGTGGCCGTCGTTTTAGCTAATTTATAATATTTAGGTTATATTTAATCAATGTTGATGAATTTCTCACTCTCTAACTTGCCTAGCGGGAAACTGCTTCTAGCGCTAAGCCTTGAGCTTGGGGCAGGTAAGGCCTGAGTTAATGAGATTAAAGTAATTCATTAGCCGCCACATACCAGCCCCAGCAAATTGCTGGGGTTTTTGTTTTTAGGGGTAGTAACTAGTGTTTAGTAGTTAGTAAATATAAATTAGCAGTAAGCATAATGAAGCAATATTGAACCGGAGAGTAGTGATGAGCGACAAAGTAATCATTTTTGATACCACCTTACGTGATGGTGAACAATCACCTGGCGCTTCCATGACCAAGGATGAGAAGGTTCGCATTGCTCGCCAGTTAGAGCGCCTTAAGGTGGATGTGATCGAAGCTGGATTTGCTGCGAGCTCAGAAGGTGATTTTCAGGCAATCTCTGCAGTGGCGGCAGCCGTGAAGGATTCGATTGTCTGCTCACTCGCACGGGCTAATGACAAAGATATTACTCGGGCTGCTGATGCATTAAAGGCTGCAAACGCAAAACGGATCCATGCATTTTTGGCAACTAGCCCATTGCATATGGCAGTGAAATTACGCATGTCTCCAGAAGAGGTTTTGGAGCAGGCTAAACGGTCCATTCGTTTTGCTAGAAACCTGGCCGAGGATGTGGAGTTCTCAGCAGAAGACGGCTATCGCTCAGAAATGGATTTCTTGTGCAGAGTGGTGGAAGGAGTGATTAACGAGGGTGCTACTACTATCAATATTCCGGACACCGTAGGCTACGCTACTCCAGAGTTGTATGGTGAGTTCATCAAGACTTTACGTACTCGAGTCCCCAACTCTGATAAAGCAGTGTGGTCGGTGCACTGCCACAATGACTTGGGTATGGCCGTCGCTAATTCCTTGGCGGGCGTCAAAATTGGTGGTGCACGTCAAATTGAGTGCACCGTGAATGGTTTAGGTGAGCGTGCTGGTAATACAGCATTAGAAGAAATTGTGATGGCCTTGCGTACTCGCAAAGATTATTTCGATCTGGTTTGCGGTATCGATGCCACTCAAATTGTTCCTGCATCGAAGTTGGTTTCGCAAATTACCGGCTTTATTGTTCAACCGAACAAGGCAGTTGTGGGTGCCAATGCGTTTGCGCATACCTCGGGAATTCATCAAGATGGCATCTTAAAGAATCGCGATACCTACGAGATCATGCGTGCAGAAGATGTGGGTTGGGCTACTAATAAGATTGTCTTGGGTAAATTATCTGGCCG is from Polynucleobacter sp. MG-Unter2-18 and encodes:
- a CDS encoding phosphatidylserine decarboxylase; this translates as MMYPHPIIAKEGWPYLALVGAVTLLVHYLGGIAWSWPLWIIFIFVLQFFRDPQRIAALGRDLVLSPADGRIVVVEKANDPYAGRQALKISVFMNVFNVHSNRSAVNGSVKEIQYFPGKFVNADLDKASTENERNAVVIDANGQIVTLVQVAGLIARRILCYIHVGDRLKAGERYGFIRFGSRVDVYLPLTAEPLVSVGDKVFATNTALARVPGLD
- the pssA gene encoding CDP-diacylglycerol--serine O-phosphatidyltransferase — encoded protein: MPTFRRRGRIDRSRLANSRTDRTQDEWAEDLGDGIDFEVEELHVDKPRKRSKGIYLLPNAFTTAALFCGFFAIVNAMNHQFEIAAIAIFASLVLDGMDGRVARMTNTQSAFGEQYDSLADMVSFGVAPALVAYEWALKDLGKWGWLAAFTYCAGAALRLARFNVNTGVVDKKFFQGLPSPAAGSLIAGFIWLADDNKIPVRDSAIPWITFFLAVYAGLTMVSNARFYSGKALDVRYRVPFGVMVLMILTFVLISSNPPLTLFGLFVVYSISGYVIWAWEHLSGRRFS
- a CDS encoding 2-isopropylmalate synthase gives rise to the protein MSDKVIIFDTTLRDGEQSPGASMTKDEKVRIARQLERLKVDVIEAGFAASSEGDFQAISAVAAAVKDSIVCSLARANDKDITRAADALKAANAKRIHAFLATSPLHMAVKLRMSPEEVLEQAKRSIRFARNLAEDVEFSAEDGYRSEMDFLCRVVEGVINEGATTINIPDTVGYATPELYGEFIKTLRTRVPNSDKAVWSVHCHNDLGMAVANSLAGVKIGGARQIECTVNGLGERAGNTALEEIVMALRTRKDYFDLVCGIDATQIVPASKLVSQITGFIVQPNKAVVGANAFAHTSGIHQDGILKNRDTYEIMRAEDVGWATNKIVLGKLSGRNAFKQRLQELGIAIEAEADLNEAFVRFKSLADQKSEIFDEDIIAIMSDSAAAEEGEFYKFISLSQHSETGERPQSKVTFRVGDKEASSEAEGNGPVDASLNAIEQIVKSGAEQLLYSVNAITSGTQSQGEVTVRLAKGGRIVNGVGTDPDIIAASAKAYLSALNKLHDPSQAKLNAQMTP